A stretch of the Candidatus Neomarinimicrobiota bacterium genome encodes the following:
- a CDS encoding aldo/keto reductase, with translation MKHLEVKGVTIPALGFGTYLLRGTACTDSVLTALKLGYRHIDTAQMYRNESAVGKAVRESGIPRDQIFLTTKILASNLAPEDVLSSTHASQEKLDCEYIDLLLIHWPSATVPIDETIDAMNDLQEEGIVKHIGVSNFSVPEMEKAVDASETPILTNQVEYYPGRGQDAMLEYCQKNNLMLTAYSPLGKGRVIDDKTLDEIGARHNKTSAQVALRWLIQQENVVTIPKAGQESHIRDNFDIFDFELSAGEMETIQNL, from the coding sequence ATGAAACATCTGGAAGTGAAGGGGGTAACAATCCCCGCGCTCGGCTTTGGCACATACCTATTGCGCGGGACGGCCTGTACGGACAGCGTACTCACCGCATTGAAGTTGGGCTACCGGCACATCGATACCGCCCAAATGTACCGGAACGAATCAGCAGTCGGCAAAGCCGTCCGTGAATCGGGCATTCCCAGAGATCAAATATTTTTAACGACGAAAATCCTCGCCTCGAATCTGGCGCCGGAGGACGTTTTATCGTCCACACATGCCAGCCAGGAAAAACTCGATTGCGAATATATCGACTTACTGCTCATCCACTGGCCAAGTGCCACCGTCCCAATCGACGAGACAATCGATGCAATGAACGACTTGCAGGAAGAAGGTATCGTCAAACACATCGGCGTCAGCAATTTTTCCGTCCCGGAGATGGAAAAAGCTGTCGACGCCTCGGAGACGCCGATTCTTACAAATCAAGTCGAGTACTATCCCGGCCGGGGGCAGGATGCGATGCTGGAATATTGCCAAAAGAACAATTTGATGCTTACCGCCTACAGCCCGCTGGGGAAAGGACGCGTAATCGATGATAAGACATTGGATGAGATTGGCGCTCGCCACAACAAAACCAGCGCACAGGTTGCACTCCGGTGGTTGATTCAGCAGGAGAACGTGGTGACCATCCCGAAAGCAGGACAGGAGAGTCACATCCGTGACAATTTTGATATATTTGATTTTGAACTGAGTGCCGGGGAG
- a CDS encoding aminotransferase class V-fold PLP-dependent enzyme, with the protein MSGYDQLYREFVSRFPDYGNTAELDDLREQEFQRLDQNGQIYLDYTGGSLYAKSQLNSHTELLTDNVFGNPHSNNPTSRQMTDVVEEARARVLEYFCASPDEYTAIFTLNASGALKLVGEAFPFQRESRFLLTVDNHNSVNGIRVFARDKGAEVKYIPVAMPDLRMDDEGLEDSLDNCDRSVPNLLAYPAQSNFTGVQHSMDWIPQAQDAGCHVLLDAAAYVPTNTLDLSAVQPDFVALSFYKMFGYPTGIGCLIAKKKALGILRRPWFAGGTIALASVHSMNHQLADDEAGFEDGTVDYLNIPAVKFGLDLLESVSIESIHRRVQSLTGWLLATLMELRHSNGNPMVRVYGPTTTEARGGNVAFNIYDPDGSLIDFRRVEELANTRQISLRTGCFCNPGVIEVAEGLTAKEMEAGFANRDKVNYPHFLSVLEHQEGKSAGAVRVSFGLVSNFKDAYHLVEFLKTFRDQTTGKIGRVSFDIQTCRRLRDGS; encoded by the coding sequence ATGAGCGGCTATGATCAACTATACAGGGAATTCGTATCCCGGTTTCCGGATTACGGGAATACGGCCGAACTTGATGATCTCCGGGAGCAGGAGTTTCAGCGCCTGGATCAAAACGGTCAAATCTACCTTGATTATACAGGTGGAAGCCTGTACGCCAAATCTCAGCTGAATTCTCATACCGAATTGCTTACGGATAACGTCTTTGGGAATCCGCATTCCAACAACCCGACTTCCCGTCAAATGACAGACGTCGTTGAGGAAGCGCGGGCCAGGGTGTTGGAATACTTCTGCGCTTCTCCGGATGAATACACTGCGATTTTTACGCTCAACGCCAGCGGGGCATTAAAGCTGGTTGGTGAAGCGTTTCCATTCCAGCGTGAAAGCCGGTTTCTGCTCACCGTCGATAACCACAATTCGGTGAATGGCATCCGGGTGTTCGCCAGAGATAAGGGGGCCGAGGTGAAATATATTCCGGTAGCAATGCCGGATTTGCGCATGGATGATGAGGGGCTCGAGGATTCCCTGGACAACTGTGATAGATCTGTGCCGAACCTGCTGGCCTACCCGGCACAGTCCAACTTCACCGGAGTCCAGCATTCCATGGATTGGATCCCACAGGCGCAGGATGCCGGATGCCATGTGCTGTTGGATGCGGCGGCTTATGTGCCGACGAATACGCTGGATTTATCGGCAGTTCAACCGGATTTCGTGGCACTCTCGTTTTACAAGATGTTCGGATACCCTACCGGAATCGGTTGTCTTATCGCCAAGAAAAAGGCACTTGGGATACTTCGGCGACCCTGGTTTGCCGGCGGTACTATAGCGCTCGCTTCCGTGCATTCAATGAATCATCAATTGGCTGACGACGAGGCTGGATTTGAAGACGGGACAGTAGATTATCTGAATATCCCCGCAGTAAAGTTCGGCCTGGATCTGTTGGAATCTGTTTCCATCGAATCGATACATCGCCGGGTCCAAAGTCTCACCGGTTGGCTGCTTGCGACGTTGATGGAATTGCGCCACTCTAACGGAAATCCCATGGTGCGCGTCTATGGCCCAACGACTACTGAAGCCCGGGGCGGTAACGTTGCGTTTAACATTTACGATCCGGACGGGAGTCTGATCGATTTTCGGCGAGTGGAGGAGCTGGCCAATACGCGACAAATTTCTCTGCGCACAGGTTGCTTTTGTAACCCCGGCGTCATCGAGGTGGCCGAAGGATTGACTGCTAAAGAAATGGAGGCCGGATTCGCAAATCGTGACAAGGTCAATTATCCGCACTTCTTGTCTGTATTAGAACACCAGGAAGGCAAGAGTGCCGGAGCAGTCCGGGTGTCTTTCGGACTGGTATCGAATTTTAAAGACGCGTACCATCTGGTCGAATTTCTCAAGACGTTCCGGGATCAAACCACGGGGAAAATTGGACGGGTCTCCTTTGATATCCAAACCTGCCGCCGGCTCCGGGACGGGAGTTAA
- a CDS encoding NAD(P)/FAD-dependent oxidoreductase yields MDVKYARKDVVIIGGGPGGVTAAKEAGKLGASVALIEQDKPGGRALWHSLVPSKVWLDAADTGDEVVHAQEMSYPMGGYIIQPEKVLERLQTVKDREHTRDKKTFEDLNVEVFNGKGHFLDDYTIQVTRDGEEVARVHGEQIIIASGSVPIFPDDLKPDGKRILAPRFMSHRKSIPESIIVVGGGVTGSETIYLFNRLGSEVTALTDIDTLLPRSDADISNTLESVLSRRGVEFHKGQAVQSIVNHGDHVEATLTSGNSFEAELAFVAIGRVPDTSRLNLGKTGVTYDKHKGITVDGQLRTKVQHIFAIGDVTGPPMLANKAIAQARFAVSNALKKTNYSYQPDWAVEAIYTVPEVAQIGMTETEAFKKNRNVRVLKTDYGKVLKSNIIEHQEGFLKMLVNQDNDRILGASAVGDHAADLLAPVAVALKAEMTFHSFQQIAPANPTISELLVALE; encoded by the coding sequence ATGGATGTAAAATACGCTCGTAAAGATGTTGTTATCATTGGCGGGGGCCCCGGCGGCGTCACCGCGGCTAAAGAGGCAGGCAAACTTGGCGCTTCCGTTGCGCTGATTGAACAGGATAAGCCGGGCGGTCGGGCACTCTGGCATAGTCTGGTTCCCAGCAAGGTCTGGCTGGATGCAGCGGATACCGGTGACGAGGTTGTTCACGCGCAGGAGATGAGCTATCCCATGGGCGGCTATATTATCCAGCCAGAGAAAGTCTTGGAGCGGCTACAAACCGTAAAAGATCGGGAACACACACGGGACAAAAAAACTTTTGAAGATCTGAATGTTGAGGTTTTCAACGGGAAAGGCCACTTCCTGGATGATTATACGATTCAAGTTACCAGAGATGGCGAAGAGGTCGCCCGGGTCCATGGGGAACAGATTATTATCGCCTCGGGATCCGTCCCGATATTTCCGGATGATTTGAAACCGGATGGAAAACGCATTTTAGCGCCACGGTTTATGAGCCATCGAAAATCCATCCCGGAGAGTATCATCGTGGTTGGAGGCGGCGTGACCGGCTCGGAAACAATCTACCTTTTTAATCGCCTGGGAAGCGAGGTTACGGCGCTAACAGATATTGACACATTGCTCCCCCGGAGCGATGCTGACATTTCAAATACACTGGAATCTGTCCTTTCGAGACGTGGCGTTGAATTTCATAAGGGCCAGGCCGTACAGTCAATCGTAAATCATGGCGATCACGTTGAGGCGACTCTCACCTCGGGCAATTCGTTCGAGGCGGAACTGGCGTTTGTCGCTATCGGCCGGGTCCCGGACACGTCCAGGCTGAACCTGGGAAAAACGGGAGTGACCTACGATAAACACAAGGGGATTACCGTCGATGGGCAACTTCGCACTAAGGTACAGCATATTTTTGCTATCGGAGATGTAACCGGTCCGCCCATGCTGGCAAACAAGGCCATCGCCCAGGCCCGGTTTGCCGTGAGCAATGCGCTGAAAAAGACCAATTATTCCTACCAGCCGGATTGGGCAGTTGAGGCGATTTATACCGTTCCTGAAGTGGCTCAGATTGGAATGACGGAAACCGAAGCATTTAAAAAAAACCGGAACGTCAGAGTACTCAAAACCGATTACGGGAAAGTCCTGAAATCAAATATTATTGAGCATCAGGAGGGGTTTTTAAAGATGCTTGTGAACCAGGACAATGATCGGATTTTAGGGGCATCGGCCGTTGGTGATCATGCCGCAGATCTCCTGGCCCCGGTAGCCGTTGCGTTGAAGGCTGAAATGACCTTTCACTCGTTTCAGCAGATAGCCCCGGCGAATCCTACCATCTCTGAACTTCTGGTGGCTTTGGAGTGA
- a CDS encoding DUF5689 domain-containing protein, with protein sequence MKTMKLGILLTVLFSLVLTVPLFAVDVTFQADISELLNEGFDPGTHNLEVRGEFNTWRTGLNLTSNGENIYSITLPVDMSAGTEVFWKFCVTPGDEFLGGEYELGANRSFVLGETATTLPVESPNLYTSVKTITDARTVGLDRVIRVQGIVTSHNFGTGFSDLTLQDANAGIFLYHGGVELPVTFRDRVQVTGRVVEYNGKLEIVPETHDNIPENAIVVLESNVTPPSPILVTIGDILESPEMYEGKLVRLDQVATIGGAWPTPGQDANMDITDAGGLPFVMRIDKETNIDETPQPEGPFDVIGVVSQFFDDYQVLPRTHEDIIRSAVQQSAWDFEEGPGNWYAFYGNANTVNSPVFDGINALGITAWQSSVPLEIKNEICPNVEPGNQFRFQVWIDNVEGISALQPYIQYGDWVWYSGWYDSENFTLTPGAWNEVIVEVPAEYVRPLKAVGLQIFRESEEYTPTVYVDGIKLDTEVAPVGLSQDVTVRFSVDVTDAVNFQTGEPFTNVQEVLLNGIISVAQWGWAPWGAIPDTTGALHMSNDGTTQGDGIAGDNIWTAEVLFPAGSKFDWGYKYGIYDNTNMDMSRPDALDNESGFGDDHGLTISDTEPLQVLPVDMWKTTTASGEYLEVPISVAQQDPAMIGRKVLVRGIVTAATGVYNQTRTFIQAEGGGPWSGILIYDNTATIQTNEGDLIAVSGTVDEYYDMTEIVVDEIELLDVNFSLPEPINLRTGDLRNPEFAEQFESVPVRLNNPVVSNPNLGNWEWEIDDGSGPCVIGVSHLKYMSPSMETVIPSITGIVDFTYGNYVVKPRDRADIEDGLTEVMIWDFEDDLQGWQSPSGIGQLDDTHPFSGNYSVRMVDNPDTSTTGIMLINNEYRNLVPNDRIQLHVWLDDTTGLQGVQVFIQFGEGFTWFHNWYNPGDLKVGAWNLIEVVVPWNYGAPLNIFGVEVLGREPDTVSPFYIDKAIVLKQSGAALVADFNVYPSVGSYPLTVQFTDMSTGDINSWYWEFGDSTTSPEQNPSHTYLEFGSYTVTLTVDGPGGSDAKRQDWCVTTFEEEYVLPVPMVNAPVIDGIADPAWESVPMTEIVHQINYGEPIDSPADLSGDFRLSWDQTNLNLFASVRDDILRTDGAESWENDGFEIFFDGDNSKGFAYDGSNDFQIIVTYGPEAPNVSVGWQTAWFDPEVITAALQNTDDGWDLEMAIPLQALGMEQYSGHQFGFEIYYEDNDTGVRDHQLLWWSEGNVWENPSVMGTAEFQRITATDTTQVTFQADITDLLSEGFDPTNQVLEVRGGFSNWQPGPELVQIEGNQYAVTIEVAGVPGWDVPWKFAVSPGDMFLDGGWELGGDRSFTFPKSDTTLAPEFPNIYTERKTLAEARALGVGRVVRSIATVTSTNFGEGYSEYAIQDSTGGLILFHRDFEYDLDARNLIQVTGRIMEYNGKLEIQPEIYDRSLLGEAVVVLNAGVPLPETQPLTIDEILAAPESFESELVRIERVAFSGDWPLEGYDANLSITDQAGAILTMRIDKETNVDGSEAPTDSFDVIGIITQFDQEAPYDDGYQILPRKRTDIFENATTVTFQADMRQLLRNGFDPDSNRIAVFGSFQDWRVGYQLFPSETDDSLYSRMVEIRVPGGTVIEWKFYAAPGGQFVNSGLETGENRIFTLETGSMVLEPMVPAIAFAEVVTQQVQYTFTVDLNNAINAQNGKPLSNVQSVFMHAFKWSPGFAVEDTSAMLRTFDDGINGGDAVAGDNIWSNQVTFVPGTYRNQQYKYAAYDPANLDFSNPYPMDNEAPPGVYHHFAIDDSQPEQALAVKWLTTTGVERHFTPAYEGNPYKAMNIYVTKATFDSLDLTAGDEIGIFDEGVCIGAGVVQGPITLMESLDMEAATDDPGTPEKDGFTPGNPLQFRLWRAAEQAEYSSPNISVVQGNEIYTSNESAVTELEFFSIMPQIVGLQSGWNIMSFAIEPVNQDMMNIAQPLVDAAQLIKVQDERGKAIEQILGTWKNNIGSWAGSEGYYLKVSEDTELEVQGFPIPLPFDVPLQAGWNIIGYPVNSPQAALNMVQPLIDEGALIKIQNESGKAIEQILGTWKDNIETFVPGEGYYLKVLADASLRIDRQTMEGPEAIAESATQPDMVAPEQFVSAFAGNPYNPMNVYVNLDDVQKNSLEAGYEIGVFDGEVCVGSVMIPEQFQSRQYLSLIAGMDDPTTEEYDGFRSGAPLSLRLWNGNEILYGAVRPLGVEPDADQLVAFEARGTAVLAVNGWQQTAIDPEMGIPTDYELANAYPNPFNPSTTIRYGVPELTDVSIQVYNMMGQRVATLVQERLHPGYYTIVWNGQNYLGQPVATGVYFYQMRTGAKVMTKKVVFMK encoded by the coding sequence ATGAAGACGATGAAGTTAGGGATTCTATTGACTGTCCTGTTCAGTTTGGTTTTAACTGTACCGCTTTTTGCGGTGGACGTGACTTTTCAGGCGGATATCTCAGAGTTACTCAATGAAGGGTTTGATCCTGGAACCCATAATCTGGAAGTCCGGGGTGAATTCAACACCTGGAGAACAGGATTAAATCTAACCTCTAATGGTGAAAATATTTATTCAATTACATTGCCAGTGGACATGTCTGCCGGAACTGAAGTCTTCTGGAAGTTTTGTGTAACTCCAGGCGACGAATTTTTAGGGGGTGAATATGAACTCGGTGCGAACCGGTCGTTCGTCCTTGGAGAAACAGCAACGACCCTGCCGGTAGAATCACCGAATCTGTACACTTCTGTAAAGACCATTACTGATGCCCGAACTGTTGGTCTCGATAGGGTGATTCGTGTGCAAGGTATCGTCACATCCCACAATTTCGGGACGGGGTTTTCAGACCTTACACTGCAGGATGCCAACGCGGGAATCTTTCTCTATCACGGTGGCGTTGAGTTACCGGTCACATTTCGGGATCGCGTCCAGGTAACCGGCCGGGTCGTCGAATACAACGGTAAATTGGAGATTGTCCCGGAGACCCACGATAATATCCCGGAGAATGCCATAGTTGTTCTGGAAAGTAATGTTACACCGCCTTCTCCAATCTTGGTCACAATCGGGGACATTCTTGAAAGTCCGGAGATGTACGAGGGGAAATTGGTCCGCCTGGATCAGGTGGCCACCATTGGTGGTGCTTGGCCGACACCCGGACAGGATGCAAACATGGATATCACGGATGCTGGTGGGTTGCCCTTCGTTATGCGTATCGATAAGGAGACGAATATCGATGAGACACCACAGCCGGAAGGTCCGTTTGATGTCATCGGGGTGGTCTCTCAATTTTTTGACGATTACCAGGTCCTGCCACGGACGCATGAGGATATTATCCGATCTGCTGTACAGCAGAGTGCATGGGACTTCGAGGAAGGCCCGGGCAATTGGTATGCTTTTTACGGAAATGCGAACACCGTTAATTCTCCAGTATTCGATGGGATTAATGCACTCGGGATTACCGCGTGGCAAAGTTCTGTTCCTCTGGAAATCAAGAATGAGATTTGTCCCAATGTTGAACCGGGAAATCAATTCCGGTTTCAGGTATGGATTGATAATGTTGAGGGTATAAGTGCACTGCAACCCTATATCCAATACGGCGATTGGGTATGGTACAGTGGATGGTACGACAGCGAAAATTTTACACTAACGCCCGGAGCCTGGAACGAAGTGATCGTTGAGGTTCCGGCGGAATACGTCAGGCCTCTCAAGGCTGTCGGTTTACAGATATTCAGGGAATCCGAAGAGTATACTCCAACGGTTTATGTTGACGGTATCAAACTCGACACAGAGGTCGCGCCTGTTGGCCTTTCGCAGGACGTTACCGTACGCTTTTCCGTCGACGTGACCGATGCGGTCAACTTCCAGACCGGCGAGCCGTTTACCAATGTGCAGGAAGTACTGCTTAACGGTATTATCTCCGTGGCCCAATGGGGATGGGCTCCCTGGGGAGCGATCCCGGATACTACCGGAGCGCTCCATATGTCCAATGATGGTACTACGCAGGGAGATGGCATCGCCGGAGATAACATCTGGACGGCCGAAGTACTGTTCCCCGCCGGATCAAAATTCGACTGGGGTTACAAATACGGTATTTACGACAACACCAATATGGATATGTCCCGTCCGGATGCGCTGGATAACGAGTCCGGTTTCGGGGACGATCACGGGTTGACGATTAGTGATACCGAACCGTTGCAAGTTCTGCCAGTCGATATGTGGAAAACAACGACAGCCAGTGGTGAATACTTAGAAGTGCCCATTTCTGTGGCTCAGCAGGATCCAGCGATGATTGGGCGAAAAGTGCTGGTACGAGGAATCGTGACCGCAGCCACCGGTGTCTATAATCAAACACGGACATTTATTCAGGCTGAAGGCGGCGGGCCCTGGAGCGGTATCCTGATTTACGACAATACAGCAACCATCCAGACGAACGAGGGTGATCTGATAGCCGTGAGTGGCACGGTTGATGAATATTACGATATGACAGAGATAGTGGTTGACGAAATCGAGCTGCTTGACGTTAATTTTTCGCTGCCCGAACCGATCAATCTTCGTACCGGTGACCTGAGGAATCCTGAATTTGCCGAGCAATTTGAATCTGTGCCGGTGCGATTGAATAATCCTGTGGTTTCGAATCCCAATCTGGGGAATTGGGAATGGGAGATCGATGACGGGAGCGGTCCGTGTGTGATCGGTGTAAGCCATCTAAAGTATATGTCCCCGTCGATGGAGACCGTTATCCCATCTATCACCGGCATCGTGGACTTTACTTACGGGAACTACGTTGTTAAACCACGTGACCGGGCAGATATCGAAGACGGATTAACGGAAGTCATGATCTGGGATTTCGAAGATGACTTACAGGGGTGGCAGTCGCCGTCCGGTATCGGTCAACTCGATGATACTCACCCGTTCAGCGGCAACTATTCGGTCCGGATGGTCGATAATCCGGATACCTCAACAACCGGCATTATGTTGATCAATAATGAATACCGGAATTTAGTGCCAAACGACAGGATCCAGCTTCATGTCTGGCTGGATGATACCACCGGTCTACAGGGAGTTCAGGTATTCATTCAGTTCGGCGAAGGTTTCACCTGGTTCCATAACTGGTATAATCCAGGGGATCTTAAAGTTGGTGCCTGGAATTTAATCGAAGTTGTAGTCCCTTGGAATTATGGCGCACCACTAAACATATTTGGCGTCGAGGTTTTAGGTCGTGAACCAGACACAGTTTCACCGTTTTACATCGATAAGGCGATTGTACTCAAACAGAGTGGAGCTGCTCTGGTTGCCGATTTCAACGTTTATCCATCAGTGGGGTCCTATCCACTCACAGTGCAGTTTACCGATATGTCGACCGGAGATATTAATAGCTGGTACTGGGAATTCGGCGATAGTACCACAAGTCCCGAGCAAAATCCATCCCACACCTATCTCGAATTTGGATCATACACTGTGACTTTGACGGTCGATGGCCCCGGCGGCTCTGATGCGAAACGTCAGGACTGGTGTGTGACTACTTTCGAAGAGGAGTACGTGCTACCTGTCCCCATGGTTAACGCTCCGGTTATCGATGGCATTGCGGACCCGGCATGGGAAAGCGTTCCGATGACTGAAATCGTGCACCAAATTAATTACGGTGAACCGATTGATAGTCCCGCCGATCTCTCCGGCGATTTTCGTCTGAGCTGGGATCAAACGAATCTGAACTTGTTTGCCTCTGTTCGCGACGATATTCTACGTACGGATGGTGCAGAGTCCTGGGAAAACGATGGATTCGAAATATTTTTCGATGGGGACAACAGCAAGGGATTTGCGTATGACGGATCGAATGATTTCCAAATTATAGTAACATATGGCCCGGAGGCACCGAACGTATCCGTTGGTTGGCAAACGGCGTGGTTTGATCCGGAAGTGATAACGGCGGCTCTGCAGAATACCGATGATGGCTGGGATCTGGAAATGGCCATCCCATTGCAGGCATTGGGGATGGAGCAGTACTCCGGCCACCAATTCGGTTTCGAAATCTATTACGAAGACAACGATACCGGCGTCAGGGATCACCAATTACTCTGGTGGTCGGAAGGGAATGTCTGGGAGAATCCGTCCGTAATGGGTACCGCGGAATTCCAGAGAATCACGGCGACAGATACGACGCAGGTCACCTTCCAGGCGGATATCACGGATCTGCTAAGCGAAGGATTCGACCCGACAAATCAGGTACTGGAAGTCCGTGGCGGGTTTTCGAATTGGCAGCCGGGACCGGAACTCGTGCAGATTGAGGGAAACCAGTATGCCGTGACTATTGAAGTTGCCGGTGTACCCGGCTGGGACGTCCCCTGGAAATTTGCCGTAAGTCCCGGGGATATGTTTCTGGATGGCGGTTGGGAGCTGGGTGGGGATCGTTCCTTCACCTTCCCGAAATCCGATACGACCCTGGCTCCGGAATTTCCAAATATTTATACAGAGCGGAAGACACTGGCTGAAGCCCGGGCACTCGGTGTTGGTCGCGTGGTCCGGTCAATAGCAACGGTAACCAGTACCAACTTCGGTGAAGGATATTCGGAGTACGCAATCCAGGATAGCACCGGCGGTCTTATCCTGTTTCACCGGGATTTCGAATACGACCTGGATGCGCGGAATTTGATTCAGGTCACCGGTCGTATTATGGAGTATAACGGAAAACTGGAAATCCAGCCTGAAATCTATGATAGGAGCCTGCTGGGCGAAGCCGTTGTTGTTCTGAATGCAGGGGTACCGCTCCCGGAAACTCAGCCGCTGACGATTGATGAAATCCTTGCTGCGCCCGAGAGTTTTGAATCCGAGCTGGTGCGGATTGAACGTGTAGCATTTTCAGGTGATTGGCCTCTCGAAGGATACGATGCTAACCTGTCTATCACGGACCAAGCCGGCGCCATTCTGACCATGCGCATCGATAAAGAGACAAATGTGGATGGTTCGGAGGCTCCAACCGATTCCTTTGACGTCATCGGTATCATTACCCAGTTCGATCAGGAAGCACCGTATGATGATGGTTATCAGATCCTGCCACGCAAGCGAACGGATATCTTTGAAAATGCAACCACGGTTACCTTCCAGGCGGATATGCGACAGTTGCTCCGTAATGGATTTGACCCGGATTCGAATCGGATCGCGGTGTTCGGGTCATTTCAGGACTGGCGGGTTGGATACCAACTGTTCCCCTCCGAAACTGATGATAGCCTGTATTCACGGATGGTGGAAATTCGGGTACCTGGCGGTACGGTGATAGAATGGAAGTTCTATGCCGCTCCCGGGGGACAATTTGTGAACAGTGGATTGGAAACAGGGGAAAACCGGATCTTTACGCTCGAAACGGGCAGCATGGTATTGGAGCCAATGGTTCCGGCAATCGCATTCGCTGAAGTGGTGACTCAACAGGTCCAGTATACTTTTACTGTAGATCTGAACAATGCGATCAACGCTCAGAACGGAAAACCGCTGTCCAATGTGCAATCGGTGTTTATGCATGCATTTAAGTGGTCACCCGGTTTTGCGGTGGAAGATACGAGTGCGATGCTGAGAACATTCGACGACGGTATCAATGGCGGCGATGCTGTCGCCGGTGACAACATCTGGTCCAATCAGGTGACCTTCGTTCCGGGTACGTATCGCAATCAACAGTATAAATATGCGGCGTACGATCCGGCCAACCTGGATTTCAGTAATCCGTATCCCATGGACAATGAGGCGCCTCCGGGAGTATATCACCACTTCGCCATTGACGACAGTCAGCCGGAACAGGCGCTGGCGGTGAAATGGCTGACTACGACTGGCGTCGAACGGCACTTTACTCCGGCTTACGAAGGCAATCCATATAAAGCCATGAATATTTATGTAACCAAGGCCACCTTCGATAGCCTTGACCTAACCGCTGGCGACGAGATTGGGATTTTCGACGAAGGAGTCTGTATAGGGGCCGGGGTAGTACAGGGACCGATCACCTTGATGGAATCTCTGGACATGGAGGCGGCCACCGACGACCCGGGCACACCGGAAAAAGATGGCTTTACTCCGGGTAATCCGCTGCAATTCCGGCTCTGGAGAGCAGCAGAACAAGCAGAATACTCAAGTCCGAATATTTCAGTAGTCCAGGGTAACGAAATATACACCTCCAATGAATCTGCAGTAACCGAGCTAGAGTTCTTCAGCATTATGCCACAGATCGTTGGTCTGCAATCAGGCTGGAATATCATGTCGTTTGCCATTGAACCGGTAAATCAGGATATGATGAATATTGCTCAGCCGTTGGTGGATGCCGCCCAGCTCATTAAGGTGCAGGATGAACGCGGCAAAGCTATCGAGCAGATTCTGGGGACCTGGAAGAATAACATCGGGTCCTGGGCAGGGTCAGAAGGGTACTACCTGAAGGTGTCGGAAGATACCGAGCTGGAAGTACAGGGATTTCCGATCCCGCTGCCGTTCGACGTTCCGTTGCAGGCCGGTTGGAACATCATTGGCTATCCGGTCAATTCGCCGCAAGCGGCGTTAAATATGGTCCAGCCCCTTATTGATGAAGGTGCCCTGATCAAGATTCAGAATGAATCAGGCAAAGCCATCGAGCAGATCCTGGGAACGTGGAAGGACAACATCGAAACCTTTGTACCGGGTGAAGGCTATTACCTGAAGGTCCTTGCCGACGCCAGTCTGCGCATTGACCGCCAAACTATGGAGGGACCGGAAGCGATTGCGGAAAGTGCAACACAGCCGGATATGGTAGCACCGGAACAATTCGTCTCGGCATTTGCCGGCAATCCGTACAATCCGATGAATGTGTACGTCAATCTGGATGACGTACAAAAGAATAGCCTTGAAGCCGGATACGAAATTGGAGTATTCGACGGAGAGGTGTGCGTCGGTTCAGTCATGATACCGGAACAATTCCAGAGCAGGCAATACCTCAGCCTCATCGCCGGGATGGACGATCCCACCACCGAGGAATATGACGGTTTCCGATCGGGAGCGCCCCTCTCTCTGCGACTTTGGAACGGGAACGAGATACTATACGGTGCAGTCAGACCTCTCGGCGTCGAACCGGACGCTGACCAATTGGTAGCCTTCGAGGCTCGTGGCACAGCGGTGCTGGCTGTTAACGGTTGGCAACAGACTGCAATCGATCCGGAAATGGGAATACCGACGGATTATGAACTCGCTAACGCTTATCCCAATCCGTTTAACCCATCGACGACCATCCGGTATGGGGTGCCGGAACTTACCGACGTTTCTATCCAGGTGTACAACATGATGGGACAACGCGTAGCCACGCTGGTTCAGGAACGGTTGCATCCTGGCTACTACACAATCGTATGGAACGGGCAGAATTATTTAGGCCAGCCAGTTGCGACGGGTGTGTACTTTTACCAGATGCGAACTGGTGCCAAGGTGATGACCAAGAAAGTTGTCTTTATGAAATAA